Genomic DNA from Bacillales bacterium:
CTTCAAGATGCGGCTCGTACAGCTCAACGGCGGTCGCCGTCACGTCGAACTTCTCGACGAACTGGATCGGAATCTCGCAATTGCCGGCGCCGATATCGAAAATTTTCTCCCCCGGCTTTAAGTTGAGCTGATCCAGCAGACGCTGCCACTTTTCCCGGCTGATCGGCTTGTTAAAGTCGTGATTTCTCGTTGCAATCGCTGAGTATTTGTTTCGGTCCATCGTACGCTCTTTTTTGTGAGTGGTTTTTCGTTTCGGGTGCGCCATTCGTATAGACGTTCATAACTACTCAGTTCCTTTGGGCGATTTGCTTTCAGTTTAACGGGGCTTTCGGTTGGCTGCAACTTGTAACGGACATTGGGTCACCTTAACCGGGGAAAACCATGCCTTGAAAAATGTAACGGACATCTGATCCCCTTAGAAGAGAAAATCACATGCCGCGAACAGTAAAAATCGCGCTAAGAGGATTGTATGTCCGTTAGAATTCAAACTCACACAAAATCGACCGCTAAGAGGACGAGATGTCCGTTAGCGGGCTAAACGTTATAATAAGATTACTATGAGCGAACGGAGGAATCGCGATGTGGAAAAAATCGTTGGCCGCCTGCCTCAGCTTGTTATTCGTATTGTTTGTCTTCGTCGGGTTTACAACCTATCCGACCGGCATCCTTGCGGCTTTTGACCGAGGGACACAGGCGAGAGCAGTCGTTGCGAAAACGCAAACGCTGTCTATGAATCTTCTTCCCCAGCAACAGAGCACAGTCCTCGTCTCTTTTAAAGACTTACAAGTTGCCCGCGACCTCAAAGCACTCGCCGAAAAATACCATCTGAAAATCGAGAAGATCTATCAAGTTTGTAAAACTGAAAATGATACGTTCACCGGTCTGTACATAAAAAAAGACGATGAAACGCTGGAGGCAGCACTCAAACATTTTAAAAGGCAATTGCTGTCTGATGACCTGGCGCACATGGAAGCGCAACTGGCTTCAATGAAAAAAGAGCTCGCCGCGCGCGGAGATTCGCCCAAAACAGAAGCAGACCGGAAAGCTTACGAAGCCTATCAAATCCTTTACAAGGATAAAAAAGCCGAGCGCGATTCGATCCTTGCGCATGGGCTGAAATTTTATGGAATCAAATTTTCTGCACGCAACGCCGATATTGTTTCCCTGTCACATAACCCCGCGGTCCGCCTGATTGAACGTGCGAATACGCAGTCGATGTGGAACCCGGTTTTGCCGTAAAAATAAGCGAAA
This window encodes:
- a CDS encoding class I SAM-dependent methyltransferase, with protein sequence MDRNKYSAIATRNHDFNKPISREKWQRLLDQLNLKPGEKIFDIGAGNCEIPIQFVEKFDVTATAVELYEPHLEGGKQRAEGRRTRPALDVYGERG